The segment CCAATGTAAATATGGTATAAAGAGCAATCGTGAAATAGAAGAAATAGCGAACACAAGTAGCCACAATGCCAGCTGTTTTGAGTAGATTGGTTTTCATAGTAACCCTCCGATTATTATTGTTTTATGATAATATTATCTGTAAAATTATTATAAAACAATAATTTTTAAAATGCAAGCGTTTTTTTAAAAAAAGAATAATAAGAAAACCGCCAACTACCTGGCGGCTTTCTGCTATGTAAAATACAAGAGTCTCAGTCCGTTGAGAATGACCAAAATAGTTGATCCTTCGTGGCCCACCACACCGAGTGGCAGGTTGATAGACTGGAAGAGGTTGGAAATGATAAGAAGGGCAATGACGGACAGAGCAAAGATGATGTTCTGTTTGATGATCCCCCGCATTTTTTTAGACAGGCGGATGGAGTAAGGAATCCGTGTCAGATCTTCCATGAGCACGATGTCGGCTGACTCCATAGCGATGTCCGTTCCGCTTCCCATAGCATAGCTGACATTGGCTTGGGCAAGGGCGGGAGCGTCGTTGATGCCGTCTCCGACCATGCCGACTGATGCAAACTCGGTTTGCAGTTCTTGGATAACAGCAGCCTTATCCGTCGGCAGACAGTTGGCAATCACACGGTCAATACCGACCTGACTCGCCACGTAACGAGCCGTCTTTTCTTGGTCGCCCGTCAAGAGAATTGGCGTCACGCCCATTTCTTTCAACTGGGCAATCAGCTGCTTGCTCTCTGGCTTCAAACTATCTTCCACCATGAACATCGCCACCAGCACATCATTTTGGCTGACATAGACCAGGGTTTTTCCGGTGCTTTCCGACTCATCAATCTGTGCAACTAAGTCCATAGACAGCGGACGGACCAAGCTATCCACCACAAAGCCTGCCTTACCGATTTTCCAGCTGTCGCCCTCATAGCCAGCCACCAAGCCTTTTCCGGTCACGTCTTCTAGGCTTTGGAGGTCAATAGCAGAGCTGTCAGCCGTATAGGTCATGAGAGCTTGAGCGATCGGGTGACTAGATTGTTTTTCAACTGCCTGAACAACCTGTTTGATAGGCTCCTCATCGCCAAGATAGCTTGCCCCTACAACCTCAGGTTTACCAATGGTTAGGGTACCCGTCTTGTCAAAGACGATGGCTTCTAGATTGGCGATTTTATCCGCAATGTCACCGCCCTTGATAATCATGCCCTTGCGTGCCGCACGGCTGATGGCAGAAAGTGTCGCCGGTGAAGAAGAAGCTACGAGGGCACATGGAGAAGCAATGGTCAAGAGAATCATGCCACGATAGAAGGCGGTCAACCAGTCCCAGCCCAGAGCAAAATGAGCAAAGAGAATGAAGAGTGGTACTACCACCAAAACAACCTTGACATAGGTATCTTCCATATTTTCAATGAAAGTCGCTGTGTTTGATTTGGATTCTTGGGCATTTTCGACCATTTGGACGATTTTATCAAATAGGGCATCGCCTTTCTCAGCTGTAACTTGAACGGTAACCGTTGGCCCTTGGTTAAT is part of the Streptococcus suis genome and harbors:
- a CDS encoding heavy metal translocating P-type ATPase, whose protein sequence is MTLVTNLKQHSHIITTALCLALILIGILLFQTGQGWAPILFISAFVIGGYQSAKEGISELIFDKHLSVDLLMILAAIGSGLIGYWMEGALLIFIFSLSSTLEELAMEKSKNAIAALMNMTPPTARKIEENGDITVLDTAAIRIGALLQVRKGDTVPLDATLISPQSIFDESMITGEPLPAEKMAGQAVIGGTINQGPTVTVQVTAEKGDALFDKIVQMVENAQESKSNTATFIENMEDTYVKVVLVVVPLFILFAHFALGWDWLTAFYRGMILLTIASPCALVASSSPATLSAISRAARKGMIIKGGDIADKIANLEAIVFDKTGTLTIGKPEVVGASYLGDEEPIKQVVQAVEKQSSHPIAQALMTYTADSSAIDLQSLEDVTGKGLVAGYEGDSWKIGKAGFVVDSLVRPLSMDLVAQIDESESTGKTLVYVSQNDVLVAMFMVEDSLKPESKQLIAQLKEMGVTPILLTGDQEKTARYVASQVGIDRVIANCLPTDKAAVIQELQTEFASVGMVGDGINDAPALAQANVSYAMGSGTDIAMESADIVLMEDLTRIPYSIRLSKKMRGIIKQNIIFALSVIALLIISNLFQSINLPLGVVGHEGSTILVILNGLRLLYFT